In Mytilus edulis chromosome 7, xbMytEdul2.2, whole genome shotgun sequence, a single genomic region encodes these proteins:
- the LOC139483294 gene encoding uncharacterized protein, whose product MATFLSCSACDERNITKTTLFWCTECDVALCIKCKEQHSVSKTFMNHSVIPITDYKKLPTDFLKASRNCAKHNEQFQMYCQKHESPCCRKCITECHKTCQDIVKLDEVIHNAKTSNAVCEIEETLVEVAENLQKIRRHQQDNLSTLKKQRKEIEKEIMETRIRINNHLDKLQEDLINQLNAVEEIENSKICLLLSSLENKERETAEYQKNIMNIKKHSTDLEMFLSMKQMEEDVLQTDKFLQSLVKSNTLTQNSISYEINTSIENIMCGIKSFGEVQIDAKSCEIVLLKKKVKQAQMLVPRVRSISIENIKLTIQKTINTQEEAIYGCCMLMDGRMAFTYYYEWTVKIFNSQGLKDFEVKMPCIAFDILFISEDNTLAVTSGNSKKQCITIIDVERKQIKKIISVDSFVYGIALNGNRLIYSAYTNGIRMINLNDESIHNIIGNKMPNECYIVTYMDKIYHTNRVSDTVSCFTLEGKLQWTFQNENVLKDPHGVDVDNDGYLYVVGNDSNNMVIINPDGKRCREVLTASDGLNRPTSVHYNKQKKQLLVANFRNEAQLFSFI is encoded by the coding sequence ATGGCGACTTTTCTGAGCTGTAGTGCTTGTGACGAACGTAACATCACCAAAACAACCTTATTCTGGTGTACAGAATGTGACGTGGCACTATGCATAAAATGCAAGGAACAACATAGTGTGTCTAAGACATTTATGAATCACAGTGTGATCCCCATTACCGATTACAAGAAATTACCAACAGATTTTCTGAAAGCTTCTAGGAATTGTGCCAAACACAATGAACAATTTCAAATGTATTGTCAGAAGCACGAATCTCCTTGCTGCAGAAAGTGTATAACAGAATGTCATAAAACATGTCAGGACATCGTCAAGCTAGATGAAGTCATTCATAATGCTAAAACTTCAAACGCAGTTTGTGAGATAGAGGAAACATTAGTTGAAGTAGCAGAGAATCTACAGAAAATTCGCCGGCATCAACAGGACAATCTGTCAACTTTGAAGAAACAAAGAaaggaaattgaaaaagaaattatggAGACCAGAATTAGGATCAATAACCATCTCGACAAACTACAAGAAGATCTCATTAATCAACTTAATGCGGTCGAAGAGATAGAAAATTCCAAAATTTGTCTTTTATTGTCATCattagaaaataaagaaagaGAAACAGCAGAATACCAGAAAAACATTATGAACATAAAGAAACACTCAACAGACCTTGAGATGTTCCTTTCAATGAAGCAAATGGAGGAAGACGTCTTACAAACGGATAAGTTCCTGCAGTCGCTTGTAAAAAGCAATACCTTGACGCAAAATTCTATATCATACGAAATCAACACCTCTATTGAGAATATCATGTGCGGAATCAAAAGTTTTGGAGAAGTGCAAATTGATGCTAAATCTTGTGAGATTGTTCTGCTTAAGAAAAAGGTCAAACAAGCCCAAATGTTGGTACCCAGAGTCCGATCAATATCCATTGAAAATATCAAACTAACGATACAAAAGACCATCAACACCCAAGAAGAAGCCATTTACGGATGTTGCATGCTAATGGATGGTCGAATGGCATTTACCTACTACTATGAGTGGACAGTAAAAATATTCAATAGTCAAGGATTAAAAGACTTTGAAGTGAAGATGCCATGTATAGCATTTGATATTTTGTTCATCAGTGAAGACAATACATTAGCTGTAACATCTGGTAATTCAAAAAAGCAGTGTATCACAATTATAGACGTGGAGcggaaacaaataaagaaaattatttcagTGGATTCGTTTGTATATGGCATAGCACTGAATGGAAACCGATTGATATATTCAGCATACACCAACGGTATACGAATGATCAATCTGAATGACGAGTCTATTCATAatataattggaaataaaatgcCAAATGAATGTTACATCGTAACATATATGGACaaaatatatcatacaaacaGAGTATCAGATACTGTTTCATGTTTTACTTTAGAAGGTAAACTTCAATGGACATTCCAAAATGAAAACGTTCTGAAGGATCCTCATGGTGTAGATGTAGATAATGATGGTTACCTGTATGTAGTGGGGAACGATTCGAACAATATGGTAATCATCAACCCTGACGGAAAACGATGTAGAGAAGTACTAACAGCAAGTGATGGTCTTAACAGGCCTACCTCGGTtcattataataaacaaaaaaagcaGTTGCTGGTCGCGAACTTCAGAAACGAGGCTCAGTTGTTTAGTTTCATCTAA